A genomic segment from Nitrospira lenta encodes:
- the gspF gene encoding type II secretion system inner membrane protein GspF — protein MPVYQYRGYKSDGGSAVGIVDAESVKVARLKLRKDGVFPTDVVEQGQTAGRGLAHDRVAVSAPLGRSQVLSAPDLAMLTRQFATLLVAGLPLVEALGVLIDQSEKKQAKALLADVREQVRAGKALSSVLESYGKDFSPIYVHMVRAGETSGALDQILFRLAEFLEKQQALRNKVTNAILYPALMLIVGVGVLFFLMTFVVPKITAVFASMKATLPFPTVVLMTISRFCSAYWPLLLLAVVGGGLLVRRFIQTESGRTVTDRLILRIPLIGDVARMVSISRLTGTLATMLSSGVQLLEALDVSKRVMNNRILEEAVECARQNIREGETIADPLKRSGQFPSLVTHMIAVGERSGEMEEMLRRIGQIYDGEVERVITRFTSLLEPIMILVMGVIVFFIVVAILLPIFEMGQMVR, from the coding sequence TAAGAGTGACGGCGGATCTGCCGTGGGCATCGTCGATGCTGAGAGCGTGAAGGTAGCTCGCCTGAAGCTCCGCAAGGACGGAGTGTTTCCGACCGATGTGGTTGAGCAGGGGCAAACTGCTGGTCGCGGGTTGGCACATGATCGTGTCGCCGTCTCGGCTCCGCTCGGAAGATCTCAGGTTTTGTCGGCGCCCGATTTGGCCATGCTGACTCGTCAGTTTGCGACGCTGTTGGTCGCTGGGCTTCCTCTGGTCGAAGCGTTGGGAGTCTTGATCGACCAGTCTGAAAAAAAGCAGGCGAAAGCATTGCTTGCCGACGTGCGCGAGCAGGTGCGGGCGGGAAAAGCGCTCAGCAGCGTGCTGGAATCTTACGGCAAAGATTTTTCCCCGATCTATGTGCACATGGTGCGGGCGGGTGAAACGAGCGGCGCGCTGGACCAGATTCTTTTTCGCCTGGCCGAGTTTCTTGAAAAACAACAGGCGCTTCGGAACAAAGTCACCAACGCGATCCTCTATCCCGCCTTGATGCTGATAGTCGGCGTAGGTGTCCTGTTTTTCCTGATGACCTTTGTGGTTCCGAAGATCACAGCGGTCTTCGCCAGCATGAAGGCGACGCTCCCCTTCCCGACCGTGGTGCTGATGACGATCAGTCGCTTCTGCTCCGCCTACTGGCCGCTCTTGTTGCTGGCCGTGGTGGGCGGCGGGCTGCTCGTTCGCCGATTCATCCAGACCGAGTCGGGACGCACCGTTACCGATCGACTGATCCTCCGCATTCCCCTGATCGGAGACGTGGCGCGGATGGTGTCGATCTCTCGGTTGACCGGTACCTTGGCGACGATGTTGTCGAGCGGCGTGCAGTTGCTGGAGGCGTTGGATGTCTCGAAGCGCGTAATGAACAATCGGATCCTGGAAGAAGCGGTCGAATGCGCCAGGCAGAATATCCGGGAAGGCGAAACGATCGCGGACCCGCTCAAGCGCAGCGGCCAGTTTCCATCGCTCGTGACCCATATGATCGCCGTCGGGGAGCGTAGCGGCGAAATGGAAGAAATGCTGCGGCGCATCGGCCAGATTTACGACGGTGAAGTAGAGCGGGTCATCACCCGGTTTACATCGCTCCTGGAACCGATCATGATCTTAGTTATGGGCGTCATCGTGTTCTTTATTGTCGTGGCCATCTTGCTGCCGATCTTTGAAATGGGTCAGATGGTGCGATAG